The following coding sequences are from one Planctomicrobium piriforme window:
- a CDS encoding DUF2293 domain-containing protein, with protein MPDQTRIVAPGPTERQVRTADGKLLQAPADWELLPPGDAGLTRRVKAAGPTWTVQEKKGRKLFSRGVWAPSERIAAIRAELELERGTDAYAKRRVADSARRERKQSEYVEDFQGTVLTFLRFNARHAAFAERLAAAVTLHATPVGSGTVARTQRIPIEQRAESAVIAWLRHQTTGYDHLHIPRVKGKRREVRRQLAEESRKLLQKYREGRDIDSTCPLQQALANKPAP; from the coding sequence ATGCCGGATCAGACACGGATTGTCGCCCCTGGGCCGACGGAAAGACAGGTTCGCACGGCTGACGGCAAGTTGCTGCAGGCGCCGGCTGACTGGGAATTGTTGCCGCCAGGTGACGCCGGGCTGACTCGACGAGTGAAAGCCGCCGGACCCACCTGGACGGTGCAGGAGAAGAAAGGTCGCAAGCTCTTTTCACGCGGAGTGTGGGCGCCGTCGGAGCGAATTGCCGCCATTCGGGCCGAACTGGAATTGGAGCGTGGGACAGACGCCTACGCCAAACGTCGAGTGGCGGACTCGGCGCGGCGTGAACGCAAGCAGTCGGAATATGTGGAAGACTTTCAGGGAACAGTGCTGACGTTCCTGCGATTCAACGCCCGGCATGCCGCGTTCGCTGAACGACTGGCTGCGGCGGTCACGCTGCATGCAACTCCGGTCGGAAGCGGAACCGTGGCTCGGACGCAGCGAATTCCCATCGAACAACGAGCCGAATCGGCGGTCATTGCCTGGCTGCGGCATCAGACCACCGGCTATGACCACCTGCACATTCCCCGAGTGAAAGGGAAGCGCCGTGAAGTCCGCCGGCAGCTAGCCGAGGAATCTCGCAAGCTGCTGCAGAAGTATCGAGAAGGACGCGACATTGACAGCACCTGTCCGCTGCAACAGGCTTTAGCGAACAAGCCTGCACCCTAG
- a CDS encoding YaiI/YqxD family protein: MQIWVDADACPREIKELLFRAALRTQTRVTLVANQPLPTPKSSLIDSLLVPGGMNVADRRIVELVQRGDLVITADIPLAADVVAQGGQALDPRGELYTAENVGSRLAARNLMDELRGGGQITGGPSNFSTKDRQAFANQLDRWLTAAKRK; encoded by the coding sequence ATGCAGATCTGGGTTGATGCCGACGCCTGTCCTCGCGAGATCAAGGAGCTGCTGTTTCGCGCTGCGCTGCGGACGCAGACCAGGGTCACGCTGGTGGCGAATCAGCCGCTGCCGACGCCCAAATCCAGCTTGATCGACAGCCTGCTGGTGCCAGGCGGCATGAACGTCGCCGATCGCCGGATTGTGGAGCTGGTGCAGCGAGGCGATCTGGTCATCACAGCCGACATCCCGCTGGCGGCGGATGTCGTCGCACAAGGGGGCCAGGCGCTTGATCCACGGGGGGAGCTGTACACGGCCGAGAACGTCGGCTCGCGATTGGCGGCGAGAAACCTGATGGACGAACTGCGGGGAGGGGGCCAGATCACCGGCGGACCGTCCAATTTCAGCACCAAAGACAGGCAGGCCTTCGCAAACCAGCTCGACCGCTGGCTGACCGCGGCGAAGCGAAAATAG